In Phoenix dactylifera cultivar Barhee BC4 chromosome 1, palm_55x_up_171113_PBpolish2nd_filt_p, whole genome shotgun sequence, the genomic stretch gtacaaaaaaaaaaaaacagggcaGCTGGAGTAGATTAACAGAAAAACCCATGTGTGCGGTGCCCATGATTGCCGTGCCAACGAAACAATGGAAACACTGTTTTTTTATAACACAAACAATGGAAACACTTCAGCGGGAAGAAAATCAATGGAAACTCTacttttatttctctcttcctctcatcGGACCCGAACTAACAGGggtgcaccccccccccccccccccgaagtcaaaaaaaaaaaaaagggctgcTAGCGTAGGATGTGGAGGGGCAGTATTGACGGTGCCTGCACCGGGGCAACTGTCGTCAGGCCCGTTGGGTGGCTCCGGGCTCTATCCGTCGAGCTCCATTCTGTCAGCTTGGTCACGGACAAACCGACTTAGTAGGCCTTGCCAGATAATTACTTCAATGTTATCATGGAGTTGGTAGCGGTCCTTCGTATCATAGCCGTGGTCTTTGTGGAAGCGGTAGTACCTGTCCAAGTACTTCCGCGACCCGGTCGCATTTTTGGTGGAGGTCGGAGGTAGCTgcgaccctcgatttccatgaggatctctaTTCGAGAGGACGTGAAGGAAGTATACTCCACAAAGCTGAGAGAGGCGTACTTACTAGACCTCTAGGAGATCTACTCCTCGATTGGCGGGGCCCCTTGTGGTGCTCCGCAACTTGACCCCGGAGCATATGGACTTGTCGCCCCACTTTCTTGACCTTCCTATCGAGCTCAGCAAAAAATGAGGTTCCTGCCGGCTGAAGGCTTTAAACAACCGCAATAAGAGTTTGGACTTGCTAAGCGAGCAGATAAAACTGCTATGGCTGGACCTGAGAGATTTGGTCTGCTGGTGCGGGCACTGCAGGGGGTGGACTTTGAAGGGAGTGGCCGGGCACTGGCGCCTAGCCACTCGATGCGTTCGAAGCTCCGTGACTCCTTAACCTCATGGTCATGACTCAGGTCCTTCCTCTAGTGCCAgaaatgttgtggttcaaatctagcCCAAGGGTGACCATGCCGGAGGAGTTGGGGGAGTTGCCGGAGTGTGGAGAAAATCGAGGAGAGCCACCTCGTGCGACCGACagtgtacctgcacaaagcctcaccagtgtgtccggtgagggccctccgacgctcaagttagTATGGAGCTTTGTAGGTCCAGCCAAAAGTCCCTTAAGCGTTACCTGTTGGGGTTCTTTATAGTTCTGATAAGAGTACTTAGGTGGTGGAGGTATGGCCCGTTTCCATCATGAGAGGGAGTGGTGCGTAGcttgagcttgcttgtggcgcacgGTGGAGTCCATCCTTGAGAATAGCGAGACGTTAACAGTCGTAGTAGGGTATGACCCTTTCTCATCATGAGTGGGAATGGCGTGCAGCCTGAGCTTACTTGTGGCGCACGGTGGAGTCCGTCCTTGGGCACGCACATGGGTGCGGCCGTTGGTGAGGCCGAGCTCGTCGAGAGGTCACGTCACGCATTTGGCAAGGTCGGCTAGGCGGGTGCTAAGGTCAGCCTAGCATCCCGAGCTccgaggtgtgctcggttgaGCGCCCCGAGCTCAAGGGTCGGAGCGTATTACTGGAGAGAGCGCTCGAGCTTCGTCGGACGTGTCGGCAAATAAGGAAGGTGCCCCGAGCTTGGCTGGGGCTTGTCGGCGAATGAGGAGGGCGCCCTGAGCTTGGCCGGGATGCGTCGGCGAATGAGGAGGGCGCGTCAGCAAATATCCGAGGTTGAAAGAGCTTTCGGTGGAGTCTGAGATCGGGCTGATTCTGGGCCGGATCGAGAATATGTCCGATCGTGGCCGAAATTAGGTGCCCTCTTTGTTGTGGGCTGAAAGATTCATTTCGCTCCTCATCAATAGTGATGTGGAAACTTAGGTATTTCTAGTCCCTATTGGAAACAGCACTTTTCGCTTTCTTTTCCCAAATTTCTAGTTTGGATCGGATCGGGCCAGGATGGCAGGATTGCATTCACGCGGCGTTGGCCCGAAGAGAAGGGCTTTCCCCTTCCCTGCACCAGTGACGTCCCTCTTGGCAGccttttatgtatatatataatatatttcgTTCTCTTTTTAAGTCCTTTGACCTCTCCTTCTCGAAAGGGGTTTGTAGaaacaaataaataagataaagtTCCTGCCCGGAAGCAGGTAAAGTCGAGAAGATCTGTTGGTTGCCTTCAGCTGCCTTCTCCTGTAAGTCTTGTCCACCCATTTCCCACAAATACGTCAAAAATCCGCAGTGCATATCAGCTGGCTGACATCAAACCAGCTACTATTTACCCCATGCTATTAACTTGAACATGATCCAAGTgggcatttttttttatttttttttgaatataacAATAATTCAGTGTCATTCTGGTATTGAACTTTGCAATCTCAACAATTAACATTATTTGAAATAGGTTCGATATTAAAAAACTTCCTAAATGTCTTCCCCATATATATCATGTATTGTTTttccttgtatttttttttcctttcttgctCATTCTATGCCTAATAGCCTTTGCTACGAGGAGGAAAGAAAAGCCTACACAAGAAGTGTATTTAGACCTCCTTATCACAAGAAAGGGGTGGCTAATAAACCATGGTCTTAGGACCCAATTGTAATTGTCGCAATAAAATCTATAGTTACCAGCAGTCGATTTAAACAACTTGGGACCGAATCTCACCTCTCACCATAATTTGAGGTAttcgagagaaaaaaaatcatctaccAAGCGAGGAATCGGAACTATTAATATTGCCTTGCTCCCAGTCATCCACCTTATCCTCAACCCAGTTGCTGTTTGACGtttctaattaaatttttttccccCACATCCATGGGATACGCATTAACTTCACCTAATTGAGCCCACTTACACGTCACATGCCACTCAACCAGTATCCAGCAATAAACTTTCTAAGCGCGGAATTAGAATAAGAAAAGACAGCATGTTATTCTCGCCAAGATCAACTGGCTACTGCCAAAGTACATACCAAACGCACTCTCGAAAGCTGAAGACGCCAAACACAAACAGCCAAACAACACTCAGACAGACTCAGGTCCAGATACCATAGTTCGCATCCTCACGGTAAACTCAGTTAATCGCCCTGCAACTCATCCGGACCTCGCCGCCGCTCCCTGCCGGCGGCGCCAACCTCCCCATCCTGACCATGGACGCTTTGAAGTCCTCGAAGAAGAGCAGGAGGTCCATAGCATAGGCCTGGACGAGGCTGACGACCTCACCAGCTCCGTTCACCAGCACCTGGTCCGACGGCAGGAGCCCTTCGCCCGAGAGCAAGTTGATGTAGTACTGGTTGTCGAAGGTGGCGGGCGTGGCCAAGTCGAGGTGGGCCAACGTCCCATTGGAGTCCGAGCACAATTGCTGCAGCGATTGGAGGAATTCTCGGTCGACATTGCCGGAGctgccgccgcctccgccgagGCGGGAGCTGAAGGACGAGCAGCGGGCCTTGCCGATGGTGTGCGCACCTGCGGGGGCTTGCATTAGATCCGgagcatgcaatttttttttaagaggtgAGAGACgggggaatttttttttttttttttggccgtgTACCGGAGAGTGCGGCCATGTCTTTGGGAGAGAGGCCGAGGTTTTGGAACTTTTGGACGAGGGTGGCGACGTCGGAGGTCGGGGCCGGGATGCTGGCGTTGGCGGCCGAACGGCTGGCGGTCAAACCGTCCTTCCTTCCCACCTCCACCTCCCACGTGGGCCCACCTGACTGGTCCACGCCGTGTGTGATGTTAGCATACTAATAATAGTTTAATTCATATGCAGCAAAGTTTTGggtggaagaaagaaagaagctaGGGTGAGCAAATACAAACTTAAAGGTGAAAGTGTGACCATATGTAACGATGTATATTtagttttatattaattatttgttagatagattttagatacttatatagaattaaaaaatttaaataatatttttttgctagctattttggatgaaattctggattattacaaatgatatcaaagcAAACTCAGCCTATAACTTATGAGGACTAGAAAATACTGCGAGATACttctgattagatttgaatgaatttaaacCCTTAGCTCGATAAGAAAGTCAGAGCTTAAATAGAGAGAATATGTAAGGACTTGTGCGGGcgtatatttagtcccacatcggttattcgcggagccaaaaaaaatatccttcagttagtcattttgagtgaggtcttgggttgttaaaAATGAGCTTTGTTGATACCTATAGGTAGGAGCAAACAAGAGTGATCTTCTCCGGTAAAAGAACTAAATGGATAATGTTGCCTAAACAAGAGAGATTTTCTCCAATgcaggaactaaatggataatgCTGACTATATACAAGATAAACAAAAATGGTACTCAAAAGAGGACGTTTAATTTTCTTAATGGTTGAGTTTCTAACAATTTTATTTGGTGATATCGCTGAATTCCTCATAGTTTTCAAGTCGCCAGCAAATAATGTACGCACTTACCAGCACGACAGAGTCTCGAGCTGCAATGGCGAGGATATCAGCACAAGATACTGTCTGAGGACATGCTAGCTCAAGCTCAGACTTGATCCCATCGACCACGTCGAAGCCCCTCAGGGAATTCAAGTTGGGCCCAGCCGTCTTCTCTCCTATAAAAGTTGCTGTATCATCCAGAAGCACCGAAGCATCGCAGCCCTTGATATATATCATTAAGTCACCAAATCAATCTTTAGTAAAGCACAAGTTTGCATCATTAATTAAACTTATCCTTTAGTTACACTACGTCCGTGGAAGCATGACGACGTGCAGTCACTTACATTAACAAAACAGTCATGGAAGTGAAGTCGGAGGAGGGAAGCAGCCATTCTCGGGTCATTCGCCACTGCTTGTTGTACCCCTGAAAATATGATCTCTTCCGCCTGTGGGCAGCTACTTTGGTACCCATGAAATTGGAGCGATCCAATAGTACCATGGTCGCCGTT encodes the following:
- the LOC103711512 gene encoding peroxidase 40, producing MAASLLRLHFHDCFVNGCDASVLLDDTATFIGEKTAGPNLNSLRGFDVVDGIKSELELACPQTVSCADILAIAARDSVVLSGGPTWEVEVGRKDGLTASRSAANASIPAPTSDVATLVQKFQNLGLSPKDMAALSGAHTIGKARCSSFSSRLGGGGGSSGNVDREFLQSLQQLCSDSNGTLAHLDLATPATFDNQYYINLLSGEGLLPSDQVLVNGAGEVVSLVQAYAMDLLLFFEDFKASMVRMGRLAPPAGSGGEVRMSCRAIN